In the genome of Plasmodium chabaudi chabaudi strain AS genome assembly, chromosome: 6, one region contains:
- a CDS encoding pantothenate kinase 2, putative, translating into MGNIIGVECSFNRTHITIVVLNEKIKSKYSNKLNNNIVGDIYNCFSACYNNNYNINQNCNYISPICESEKETDTNLSTKNYMTKKKDILEYILNIQHIIKNNIQLIILNKNFRQSKDAEFSLNELTKHFNGNSENIDEKFHIYNNFLKKKLNINENEVDEEIATFYFLTVKVKNIDEAILKCSEQTISNTLINLTGKRSNYILKKLIKMKGIRKNIYSHKEIICINNCIAFLKNIYPQSLYHFIMGKSDFEKNYEQTGNNEENKQLDLKKKYIENNDSIKCAYPYIIVNMKRVTSYHLVNEKNEIYQIGNCFIGYKSVISLFLLITGKLCSLEKLFRIAKKGTNQTFDMSVGDIYGTSYCNAGLSSDLTASCFGSAINIDNIKDIFSNHSKQNNAAIKNEVDIFSSSSECDISEECSTDEMDTHYGIDIIPTLTKSNNNNSENNNHNHYCNNGKWIANKKCLNDRTHKCKYLSDDETAIKCIKKKARKQLGEKYHSLTDHELYIRKDYKENYYSSSDESLNCELLKNKKKIQKYYEQVIKKNNSKMKNIYVQENCVNNKTTQMEYNNIENKKENIISEQNLENMNDPLYNSNTNKNVTHHFSNIECDLSKTLLSMTVYNATHMGYIHSHAYNVKHVFFSGFFLENSACIELLKIYIKFMYHNEQTLYFFKFSTHISSLGAALQLLDWEYFF; encoded by the coding sequence ATGGGGAATATAATAGGAGTAGAATGTTCCTTTAACAGAACTCATATAACTATTGTTGTgcttaatgaaaaaataaaaagtaaatattcaaataagTTAAACAATAACATTGTAGGagacatatataattgtttttctgcttgttataataataattataatataaatcaaaaCTGTAATTACATTTCTCCAATTTGTGAGAGTGAAAAAGAAACAGATACTAACTTATCAACTAAAAATTACAtgaccaaaaaaaaagacatattggaatatattttaaatatacaacatataataaaaaataatattcagTTAATCatcttaaataaaaattttagacAAAGTAAGGATGCtgaattttcattaaacGAATTAACCAAACATTTTAATGGTAATAGTGAAAATATTGATGaaaaatttcatatatataataattttctcaaaaaaaaattaaatattaatgagAATGAAGTTGATGAAGAAATAGCgacattttatttcttaacTGTTaaggtaaaaaatattgatgaagctatattaaaatgttcGGAACAAACAATTAGCAACACACTAATAAATTTAACAGGGAAAAGAAGCAActatatattgaaaaagttaattaaaatgaaGGGAAttaggaaaaatatatattcccacaaagaaataatatgcataaataattgtatagcgtttttaaaaaatatatatccacaaagtttatatcattttataaTGGGAAAAAGTGAtttcgaaaaaaattatgaacagacaggaaataatgaagaaaacaaacaattggacttaaaaaaaaaatatattgaaaataatgactCTATTAAGTGTGCATATCCATACATTATAGTTAACATGAAACGAGTTACTAGTTATCACCTtgttaatgaaaaaaatgaaatttatcaaattgGCAATTGTTTTATTGGATATAAATCGGTTATAtccctttttttattaataactGGAAAGTTGTGTTCCCtggaaaaattatttagaaTAGCTAAAAAAGGAACAAACCAAACTTTTGATATGTCTGTTGGTGATATTTATGGTACTTCCTATTGTAATGCTGGTCTAAGTAGCGACCTAACTGCATCATGTTTTGGATCTGCTATCAATATCGATAATATTAAAGACATATTTTCCAACCAtagtaaacaaaataatgccGCGATAAAAAACGAGGtggatatattttcaagTAGTAGCGAATGTGATATTAGTGAAGAATGCAGCACTGATGAGATGGATACACATTATGGTATAGATATTATTCCGACCTTAACAAAAAGTAACAACAATAATAGcgaaaataataaccaTAATCATTATTGTAACAACGGAAAATGGATagctaataaaaaatgtttaaatgATCGCACACACAAATGCAAATATTTAAGCGATGATGAAACAGcaataaaatgtattaaaaaaaaagccaGAAAACAATTAGGAGAAAAATACCACTCCTTAACTGATcatgaattatatataaggaAAGATTATAAAGagaattattattcttcCTCCGATGAAAGTCTTAATTgtgaattattaaaaaataaaaaaaaaattcaaaaatattatgaacaagtcataaaaaaaaataattcaaaaatgaaaaatatatatgtgcaggaaaattgtgtaaataataaaactacACAAatggaatataataatattgaaaacaagaaagaaaatattatatcagAACAAAACCTcgaaaatatgaatgatCCTCTATACAATAGCAatactaataaaaatgtcaCCCACCATTTTAGCAATATAGAATGCGATTTAAGCAAAACATTATTGTCTATGACTGTATATAATGCAACACACATGGGGTATATCCATAGTCATGCATATAATGTTAaacatgtatttttttcaggtttttttttggaaaattCAGCTTGTATAGAATTActcaaaatttatataaagttTATGTATCATAATGAACAAAcattatacttttttaaattttctacACATATCAGTAGCTTAGGAGCAGCTTTACAATTATTAGACtgggaatattttttttga
- a CDS encoding ribonucleoside-diphosphate reductase large subunit, putative, with protein sequence MNDNIKRLPSSNEGEELKKTDSGRIYDDGIKRTPSGKPIQTMYVLNRRGEEEDISFDQILKRIQRLSYGLHELVDPARVTQGVINGMYSGIKTCELDELAAQTCAYMATTHPDFSILAARITTDNLHKNTSDDIGKVAEALYTYKDVRGRPASLISKEVYDFIMEHKDRLNKEIDYTRDFNYDYFGFKTLERSYLLRINNKIIERPQHLLMRVSIGIHIDDLEKALETYHLMSQKYFTHATPTLFNSGTPRPQMSSCFLLSMKSDSIEGIFETLKQCALISKTAGGIGVAVQDIRAQNSYIRGTNGISNGLVPMLRVFNDTARYVDQGGGKRKGSFAVYVEPWHSDIFEFLDLRKNHGKEELRARDLFYAIWVPDLFMKRVKENKNWTLMCPNECPGLSETWGEEFEKLYTKYEEENLGKKTILAQDLWFAILQSQIETGVPYMLYKDACNSKSNQKNLGTIKCSNLCCEIIEYTSPDEVAVCNLASIALCKFVDREKKEFNFKKLYDITKIITRNLDKIIERNYYPVKEAERSNKRHRPIGIGVQGLADTFMLLRYPYESEEAKELNRRIFETMYYAALEMSVELAQVSGPYESYQGSPASQGILQFDMWNAKVDNKYWDWDLLKKKISKHGLRNSLLLAPMPTASTSQILGNNESFEPYTSNIYYRRVLSGEFFVVNPHLLKDLFDRGLWDEDMKQQLIAHNGSVQYISEIPSDLKELYKTVWEIKQKNIIDMAADRGIFIDQSQSLNIYIQKPTFAKLSSMHFYGWEKGLKTGAYYLRTQAATDAIKFTVDTQVAKNAEKLKNADGMGITREVSRETISTESTVTQNACPLRRNNDEPCLMCSG encoded by the exons atgaatGATAACATAAAACGTTTACCTTCATCCAATGAGGGTgaggaattaaaaaaaacagattCTGGAAGAATATATGATGATGGTATTAAGAGGACTCCATCTGGTAAGCCAATACAAACTATGTATGTATTGAATAGAAGGGGTGAAGAAGAAGATATTTCTTTTGATCAAATATTAAAGAGGATACAAAGATTATCATATGGTCTTCATGAGCTAGTTGATCCAGCTAGAGTAACACAAGGTGTTATAAATGGGATGTATAGTGGAATTAAAACTTGTGAATTAGATGAGTTAGCTGCACAAACATGTGCATATATGGCTACTACACATCCtgatttttctattttagCTGCTCGAATAACTACAGataatttacataaaaatactaGTGATGATATTGGAAAGGTTGCTGAAGCCTTATATACTTACAAAGACGTTAGGGGTAGACCTGCTAGTCTTATTAGTAAAGAAGTATATGATTTTATTATGGAACATAAAGATcgtttaaataaagaaatagaTTATACAAGAGATTTCaattatgattattttgGATTTAAAACATTAGAAAGGTCTTACTTATTAcgtattaataataaaattattgaaCGTCCTCAGCATTTATTAATGAGAGTATCTATAGGAATACATATAGATGATCTTGAAAAGGCTTTAGAAACTTATCATTTAATgtcacaaaaatattttactcATGCTACTCctacattatttaattcgGGAACACCAAGACCCCAAATGTCTTCatgctttttattatcaatgAAATCTGATTCAATAGAAGGTATATTTGAAACATTAAAGCAATGTGCATTGATTAGTAAAACAGCAGGAGGTATAGGTGTGGCTGTACAAGATATTAGAGCTCAAAATTCTTACATCAGAGGAACTAATGGTATATCAAATGGTTTAGTCCCGATGTTAAGAGTTTTTAATGATACAGCAAGATATGTAGATCAAGGTGgaggaaaaagaaaaggtTCTTTTGCTGTATATGTTGAACCATGGCATTCAgatatttttgaatttttagatttaagaaaaaatcaTGGTAAAGAAGAATTGAGAGCTCgtgatttattttatgctaTTTGGGTACCtgatttatttatgaaaagaGTAAAGGAAAATAAGAACTGGACTTTAATGTGCCCTAACGAATGTCCAGGCTTAAGTGAAACCTGGGGTGAagaatttgaaaaattatatacaaaatacgaagaagaaaatcttggaaaaaaaacaattctTGCACAAGATTTATGGTTTGCTATATTACAAAGCCAAATAGAAACTGGTGTACcatatatgttatataaaGATGCATGTAATTCTAAATcgaatcaaaaaaatttaggAACAATTAAATGCAGTAATTTATGTTGTGAAATTATTGAATATACATCACCTGATGAAGTAGCTGTTTGTAATTTAGCTTCCATTGCATTATGCAAATTTGTTgatagagaaaaaaaagaatttaattttaaaaaattatatgatattactaaaattattactagaaatttagataaaattattgaaagaaattattatcCAGTTAAAGAAGCGGAAAGATCAAATAAAAGACATAGACCTATTGGAATAGGAGTACAAGGATTAGCAGATACATTTATGCTTTTAAGATATCCATATGAATCTGAAGAAGCTAAAGAATTAAATAGAAGAATATTTGAAACTATGTATTATGCTGCTTTAGAAATGTCTGTTGAATTGGCACAAGTAAGTGGACCATATGAATCATATCAAGGTAGTCCAGCAAGCCAAGGAATATTACAATTTGATATGTGGAATGCAAAAGtagataataaatattggGATTgggatttattaaaaaaaaaaataagtaaacACGGATTAAGAAATTCTCTTCTTTTAGCACCTATGCCAACAGCTTCAACGTCACAAATTTTAGGAAATAATGAATCCTTTGAACCATATACAAGTAACATTTATTACAGACGTGTTTTAAGTGGTGAATTCTTTGTTGTTAATCCTCATTTGTTAAAAGATCTTTTTGATAGAGGTCTTTGGGATGAAGATATGAAACAACAATTAATTGCCCATAATGGAAGTGTTCAATATATTAGCGAAATACCTAGTGACTTGAAAGAGTTGTATAAAACCGTTTGGGAAatcaaacaaaaaaatattattgataTGGCTGCTGATCGTGGTATTTTCATTGACCAG TCTCAATCATTAAACATTTACATACAAAAACCCACATTCGCAAAATTATCCAGTATGCATTTTTATGGATGGGAAAAAGGATTAAAAACCGGAGCATACTACTTAAGAACTCAAGCAGCAACGGATGCTATTAAATTTACAGTTGACACACAAGTAGCTAAAAATGCagaaaaattgaaaaatgcAGATGGTATGGGTATTACTAGAGAAGTTTCAAGAGAGACAATTTCAACTGAATCAACTGTTACACAAAATGCATGTCCTTTACGCCGTAACAATGATGAGCCATGTTTAATGTGCTCAGGTTAA
- a CDS encoding N-acetyltransferase, GNAT family, putative, with translation MNIFKKQQNASSISHILMNKHKTKFSEPIISIRQLEEKDIDEVRQLLYDHFNSLTLPAVIYWSIQHIYDLLVIIIINYIFFLDLKKIFYFLIIFLIYLYIRAKFEFLNHIRKDCPDLENLYKSYIGVEGCNFWVAEVFDNNFGSASRTTCSDIHEREKIILEQEEQEKLLANEKNNIEIKNSYEDNENGKDDSFDKKNTTECITGFCGLNDTPNNSNNTSNKNLQKENNSNSCEVDNNINSEDDNKKSKDMSTSSFCEKSTTNIYSDIYYNNTNSPSSIQNDGKDDAKNDEKNVSSSNSTDANKEATDTSNSAEKKNSEHVHNNSITTKSDNENTNNNTNNSKDNLNSDEQNDEKTKLIYEASDISNRKYIENKKTIPFRLNDLRRNIFDSKLNDDEDINYKFINRKIIGCVGIIPYKGDNSIAQLVRMVVKKDNRRMRIGSRLLTQLENFAHEHNYQELKVFTNNLNTDSLYFVKQNGFDLSQIVRRGLMRGDLLIWSKILNKDDFYKFHGSDIKNYTSNILD, from the exons atgaatatatttaagaaGCAGCAAAATGCAAGTTCTATATCCCACATTTTAATga ataaacataaaacaaaattttctGAACCAATCATATCGATAAGGCAATTAGAAGAAAAAGATATCGATGAAGTGAgacaattattatatgatcaTTTTAACTCCTTAACATTACCAGCAGTTATATATTGGTCTATACAACATATTTACGATTTATtagttattattattataaattatatttttttcttggatttgaaaaaaatattttattttcttataatatttttaatatatttatatataagagcaaaatttgaatttttaaatcatataaGAAAAGATTGCCCCGATTTAGAAAATCTATATAAAAGTTATATTGGAGTGGAAGGATGTAATTTTTGGGTAGCGGAAGTATTTGATAATAACTTTGGTTCAGCAAGTAGGACGACGTGTAGTGATATTCATGAGagggaaaaaattatattagaACAAGAGGAgcaagaaaaattattagctaatgaaaaaaataatattgaaataaaaaattcctatgaagataatgaaaatggaaaagatgattcatttgataaaaaaaatacaacagAATGTATTACTGGCTTTTGTGGATTAAATGATACAccaaataatagtaataatacaagtaataaaaatttacaaaaagaaaataattcaaattcTTGTGAAGtcgataataatataaattccgaagatgataataaaaaatcaaaagaTATGAGCACTTCATCTTTTTGTGAAAAATCTACTACTAATATTTACAgtgatatttattataataacacAAATAGTCCATCGTCTATTCAAAATGATGGAAAAGATGATGCGAAAAATGATGAGAAAAATGTAAGCAGTTCTAATTCTACTGATGCTAATAAAGAAGCTACAGATACATCCAATTCggcagaaaaaaaaaattctgaacatgttcataataatagtattaCGACCAAAAgtgataatgaaaatacaaataataatactaaCAATTCTaaagataatttaaattcagatgaacaaaatgatgaaaaaacaaaattaatatatgaagCAAGTGATATAtcaaatagaaaatatatcgagaataaaaaaactataCCTTTCCGATTAAATGATCTTcgaagaaatatatttgatagtaaattaaatgatgatgaagatattaattataaatttataaatagaaaaataattggaTGTGTAGGTATAATACCATATAAAGGAGATAATTCTATTGCTCAATTAGTTCGTATGGtagtaaaaaaagataacCGAAGAATGAGAATAGGTAGTAGGCTACTAACACAATTAGAAAATTTTGCACATGAACATAATTATCAAGAATTAAAAGTATTtactaataatttaaatacagatagtttatattttgttaagcAAAATGGATTTGATTTATCACAAATTGTTAGAAGAGGGTTAATGAGAGgtgatttattaatatggtcgaaaattttaaacaaagatgatttttacaaatttcATGGTTCAG atataaagaattataCTAGTAATATATTGGACTAA
- a CDS encoding histidine triad protein, putative, translating to MEKYKKILERILVNKNIPCKRYEFGSYEIDKREVFITTSHSYGFVNNKPLLPGHILLTTQKKKKKYNDLDIDEIIDIHLLSNFMCYVMGQLFNTDNFSIAIQDGEYAGQTVDQVHIHIIPRNKLDYKNNDNIYKDLNKIDWGYGRNIICNSCNSSIHVNLQNKHDDNFKLEEFNCSIRSMDEMEKEATMIKSFIDNITL from the exons atggaaaaatacaaaaaaatattagaaaGAATAttggtaaataaaaatattccatGTAAAAGATACGAATTTGGTTCATACGAAATTGATAAAAGAGAGGTATTTATAACGACTAGCCATTCTTATGGGTTTGTTAATAACAAGCCATTATTGCCTggtcatattttattaacaactcagaaaaaaaaaaaaaaatataatgatttaGATATAGATGAAATAATAGACATACATTTATTATCTAATTTTATGTGTTATGTTATGGGACAATTATTCAATACagataatttttctatagCTATACAGGATGGAGAATATGCTGGTCAGACTGTTGATCAAgtacatatacatataataccACGAAATAAATtggattataaaaataatgataatatatataaagacttaaataaaattgattgGGGATATGgaagaaatataatatgtaattCATGCAATTCTTCAATTCATGtaaatttacaaaacaAACACGAtgacaattttaaattggAAGAATtcaa CTGCTCTATAAGATCAATGGACGAAATGGAAAAGGAAGCCACGATGATTAAGTCGTTCATAGACAATATTACCCTCTAA
- a CDS encoding ATP-dependent Clp protease proteolytic subunit, putative — MRIFWIFIINFIYFCVCKKKKHITPSSFIIAQTNNKIRLRNKLRYYDNEYPKQNISIPSLLLSKRIIFLSSPIYPHISEQIISQLLYLEYESKRKPIHLYINSTGDLENNKIVNLNGITDVISIVDVINYISSDVYTYCLGKAYGIACILASSGKKGYRFSLKNSSFCLKQSYSIIPFNQATNIEIQNKEIMNTKKKVIDIIAKNTEKDSNIISEILDRDRYFNAKEASDFNLIDHILEKQ, encoded by the coding sequence atgcgTATATTTtggatatttataataaattttatatatttttgtgtatgtaaaaaaaaaaaacatataactCCATCCAGTTTCATTATAGCTCAAACTAATAACAAGATACGACTTAGAAATAAGTTACGATATTATGATAATGAATAtccaaaacaaaatattagtATACCATCTTTGTTGTTAtcaaaaagaataatatttttatcatctcCTATATATCCTCATATTTCAGAACAGATAATATCAcagttattatatttagaaTATGAATCCAAAAGAAAGCcaattcatttatatattaacagtACAGGtgatttagaaaataataaaatagttaaCTTAAATGGAATTACCGATGTAATATCAATAGTTGAtgtaattaattatatatcatCAGATGTGTATACATATTGCTTAGGCAAAGCATATGGTATTGCATGTATATTAGCTAGTAGTGGAAAAAAAGGATATCGATTTTCTTTAAAGAATTCATCGTTTTGTTTAAAGCAATCCTATTCCATTATACCTTTTAATCAAGCAACAAACATTGAAAtccaaaataaagaaataatgaacactaaaaaaaaagttatagaTATAATTGCAAAAAACACAGAAAAGGATagtaatattatatcaGAAATATTAGATAGGGATAGATATTTCAATGCAAAGGAAGCATCTGATTTTAATTTGATCGACCATATTTTGGAAAAACAATAA